The following is a genomic window from Neurospora crassa OR74A linkage group III, whole genome shotgun sequence.
ACCTCCTCTTGGTTCTCTCCCGCTTAAACCAAGCCAACACATCCCCCCTCGACTCCTGCGCCTCctgcgcctcctcctcctcctcctcatccccatgatgacgatgatgatgatgatgtgcaGCATCCTTCTTCACACTAATCAAAATCTTCAAACACCCACTCCCCTCAGGCGCATACACCACCTCCTCGATTTCGTCCAACCTCAGATGGAAATCAATCGGCTCCTTGTAGACGCCCCACGTCACGCGACGGCCCTTGACATCTTTAAGGACTTGGTGCTCAAAGCAGTTTTCCTCTCCGCGACCCGTCAAGTCCTCGCCGGCGCCCAGCCAATGCCAGTATTGTGTAATACCGGTGTTGGTGGTCATTTCCCGGTGACGAACTTGTAATAGCCGCCAGTCGACTTCTGTGATCTTGTCGCCCGAGTAGGAGTCGTCCGAGGTGTAGCCTTCGTAGTAGAGATCTTCGGGGGGAGCTTGGATTTTGAGGGTCACGGAGGGGGAGGGCTGGTGGTGTTTGGCTGCGGGAGGCTTAGAAATCGCATGGGTTGGATGACCCATTTCTTCTGAAGTAGAGGGTGAGGAATGGGAAGATGGGGCTCTTGTGTCGGcggcttggtggtggtctaCGACACGAAGTTGCTCTTCTGACTGGTTGGCAGGGTCATCTGTCGAgtgagcagcagccgccttcctcttcgtccccTTGGCCGCCTTCTTGGGAGCTGGCCCATCCTCTCCCTTATCAGCCATCGTAGGCTTGTAGCCCCTCGGCCGACCAATATTGCCAAACCCGCTCTCGCTGCGAAGTAGCCGAAGTTTGGGGTCCGAGTAGAGGTTCTCCACCGCCTTTCCGAGGTTGAACTTATCGCCCAGCTCTTCGTGGATTTCGTGTAATCGGTGTCTAAGCCATTGTGAAGGTGAAACATCCAGCTGCTTGAACCTCTTGAGTTCCTCCAGCACCTGCACCATGCGGTACAAGTTATCATAACCTATGTAGGCTTTGTTGATGAGGTGCTTTGCCATGAGCTGATAAGGGTGGAACTCTCCCTTTGCCAGAAAGTCCAAAACCAATTTGCCCCTGTTTTGTTGACGACCAGCCAGATATTTTGTCGACGCCGCGCCGCCCTCGTTTTTCAACTTTTCGTACTTTTCCGACCACTTGGCGAGTTGGGCTTGGATCGGCTCCTCGAGCGCGACCCATTCGGGATCCCAATAAGGATGGTCGGGGCCGATCCTGACGAGGGGAACGCCGCGCATGCAAGGGGGGTCTGTAAAAACAGTCCCGTCGTCACGGAGGGCGAGGTTTGCCAGGTTGATGGGAGGAAGATCTTCTGCGTGATCGCTGTCGTTGGGCGCTGGACTGCCTTCCAGGGGCGTTGGGGCGATTGATTCGGGCTGCACACTGGACTTGCGCGTGCTCGGAAGGGACTTGCGCCCCGAGGGCAGTTTGGATCGTGCTGGCTGCTCATCTCCGTTGCTAACCACCTTCGCGGTCTTCTGGCTCGCCGATGTGCCATTCACAGCTTTAAAGCCACTGGTAACAACGGGAGCTTCTTGAGCCACCTCTCCGTTCCCGGCCTTTGGGCTGGCTTCGGCCATCTCGTGGTCTGCATGCTTAGAAGCACCACTGCATCCCTGGCGATTCCACTCGCAGTTACCGCACCGGGGGAAGCCCTCGGCGTCCAGGATGATACACTGCGGGAAGACGCCTTGGCGAGTTGTGCATGACGCGCAAGGGGTTTCTTGAACATGGCCCGTAGCTTGAATCCAACAGCTCAACCACTTGGCGCCCTTCTTGTCGCTCGGTTCGTAGATGGTTTCCAGCGTCTCGGCGGTGAAGTTCCGTCCCTGGCGAGTCTGTACGTGACGCTTAATCGGTTGCTGCTGGATATGCATAGTCAAGTGGTTTCTTAGGTTGATGGGCCGCACATGACCGACGCACGTACCCGCACCATTATAAACCTTGGGCAGTTTGTCCATGTCCACGGCCTTTCCATCCAGTCCATTCTCAGTCCTCTccttctgctgctgttgttcaTTGCGTAGTTGTTGCTGAAGTTCTTGTGCCCTGTCGTGCTCCTCGCTTGGTGTCCTACCGCCTTCCCTAGGCCGACTAGGCAACGcgtgccgttgccgttgttgtGCTTCCTCTCTCAGCGGCGTCTCCCGCTGCGACGACAATCCCGAAGTCGAGCCACTCCCATTGCAAAGTTCACCACCGGCCACAGCAGCCACGCCCTGGGCCTTCTTCGCTAACATGGCCAAACCTGCCGGGTCTTGTCCTTTCTCACCCGATGCAGCCTTCCTCCTGTTCTCCTCAAACCAACTCCTCTTCAACTCATcgtccctctccctctcctctcgaATCGTCTCACACCTCCTCTTCTGatccttctccttggtcTTCCTCTGCGCCTCGATCTCCGTCCATTGCTGGTCAATAGCTTTGAGTTGCTCCAGCAGCTTGACCCGCTCTTGACCGAGCTTTAGCTGGCGATCAGCTAGTTCACGTTCCTCTCGGGCAAAGGCCTCGCGCAGCTCGGCGTCTTCGCGTTCGCGGTTGGCGGCAGTGGAGGCCCAGTACTTGGCCATGATCTGGTCCCAGGTTGTGGCGTCGAGGTTCATctgggtttcttcttcttcttgttgtggGCCATCGGCACCATTGGTGACAATACGTGTGGAGCTGTTGGCGCCGGTTCCATTGATGTTGGGGTTGCTGGATGCCATGGTGCCGGCTCTAGCGGGAAGGGCTAACGGTGGCATGTCGCTTCCCTTTCCACTTGCGGGTTTGGTATACAGTCAATATATGTAATGGGGTGGTGAGGTCCGATCTAGTATTATGTCTTGCTAAGAAGAATGCGCCGGGTGTCCTACTTGGCCGGTGTCTTGCGGTCGAAGCTGGAGAGGACTAAGAATATTGAGTTAATAAAAATGCACATGAGGCCTGCACAGTAAGATTGGGTGAGTGAGAGTGGAGGCAAGGTTAGGGGAGAAAGATCAGGTAGGGCCAGACTCGGATGAAGTGGTTTTGTTACCTATACGGTGCTGCATGTGATGGCACGGCAGTGAGATCGCAATATTGCGTGGTATACTAATCTAATATTCGCCCTCATGCACTTTCTGCGCCAGTTAGAATTGCGATTGAATGCACAGGGGCAAAATCCTACTTCGGATATGGCACACTGAATAAGAATAACAAAAAAAAGCCGGAGAagcaggaaaaagaaagaaaggagaaagaggaagaaggtgcGTGCGAGTGGTGCGGGCGATTACGTCCCGGATGGGGCTTTATTACTCCAGGGGGGGAAACGGTGAGATcagacggcggcggcagtatAGATAATGTAAGTAGATAGATAGGAACCTACTATGAATGCCCTGTGCACAAAGCCGAAGTGACAGGAGATTGGGTACGAGGCGAGTAAAACCCAAATGGTAAGTGATGGATGAGGGATGTTGCGGTGATACCTACTTAGGTAGTTGGAGAAAGAGATAGGGTGAAAGAACAGGTAGGTATTGGAGAAGAACGCAAAGGGCGGTCCAAGGAATccaagaggaaaaaaaaaaaagttgataTATGACACGCaaggacaaaaaaaaaaaaaaaaaaaaaaaaaagggtattagtaaaaaggGTGAATGGGGATTGTAGGTCGCGCGGTACAAGTCAAAGGTACCAGACCTTGatgattttttttccctcccccATTTCCACACGTTCAGTTAGGCTGCGCATGGAATGACTTCCTATCATTACGAGAgctctcccctctcctcTATAGGATTgccgactgactgactgatgAGACAAGGCAGCTGCCGTGTGCGCGCATGGACATACGATAATTAGTATTGCTTATTAGGCCCTATTACACATGTGCTGGACCTGGGCGCGGACGTAGTGGGGCGTGGATTAAAGGGAATGGGATGGGCAAGAAAGAGTGGATTAGATGGTGGTTTTGAAATTCCAGGTATCCCAGTGTTTCCCTATAGTCAAGTGACCGGAGTACCGGGCGCATACGTAGACTGTGGTGTTGGTACCTACTTCCGTGTGTGCTGTCTGTCAGGCTGTCTATAGGTAGGCAGCTGGCTGCTGTAAAACGGAGTCGTCGAGTCGAGGGTTGCCCTGGGAAAAATTACCGAATTGCTTGATATTTTTAATTTGGGCGGCACTCGTCCTTGATTTGGTTGCACAAGCCCGTCCGGGCGTATAGGGGGGGGTGAGGGAGGGGCCAAGCTAAGGGAGAGACTAGTTGGGGACCTAACAGATTTCCCAAAATGGGTCAAGGTTGCACTGAATAGGGAGGGATTCTCACAATATCAATACGACTAATCATCCGTCATTGCTTCATCCGTTCGCACTGTCATCAGGTAAACGACACAACAACGAAAGGACAGATAGTCCCGACGAGCCATGACGAGTAGTGGACGCCGCAGTAGTCAAGTGCCGTGTGCGGAAAACTCGGATTTCCAGCCTTTACGCAGGGAGAAGTGACGGACCAAGAGGGAACTAAAATGCCTTTCATGACTGCGGCGACTATTCAACGGCCCGCCTGCCCACCCCAATCGATGGCATTGCATCCGACCCGAAAGGCGCAGAAAAAGAATATCAGATGCAGCACGAGCTGAGGACCAAAAGAAGGAACCGCCAACGACCAAACAACCGAACCGATATCGACCAGACAgacaaaaggaaagagagactGGACCCAGCAATTGGATGTACATAGTAGATATATCATCGGGCGAATAAGGACCAGGGTCCCACCGCAAACGAGTGGTGAGCATGAACTAAAATGATTTCCGTGACGTATTGATCCCCTAGCCTTCATTCAGTTCACTTGTATTGTACCTATCCATCCCCACCGACaatgctgctcctgctgctgctcctgctgctgctgccaaaaGTGACATGATAATAAAACGTGAAGTGAAACGGATCAATAGTGTGCTGCTTTAGATGAGTGGTGCTCGGGTACTATTTCCAACGCAAACTCATCAATGAACAACAAAGCTCCTTCCAAAAACAAgacaaaaaacaaaaacgaAGCCTCGGCAAGCTGGAAACTCCGTGTCCGCAGGTTAGTTTCACATAGTCGTATGGCCGCGTCGAGTAGGAAAGCAAAtcgggagggggggaaataAGGAGCGACCGGGACCCGTTGTATTATAGTTCGCAAATGTCGCAAAAAGTCGTAAATGTGCAAATTACCTAGTATTGCCTCCTCTCCCATCCCCAGGTCAGCCCTTCCAAACGTGGAAtacaaaataaaaaaaggaatCATGAGCTGACTGCATGTGAACATACAAATCATTAATGTGACGAGGCCGTCCCAGGTGAAGATACGATCAACATCCAGGCTGACGGcgttgtctttttttctttgcttaATATCTTCAGAGAATAGCAGAGATTCGCGTGGCGTCAGATGAAAGCTGGGATCTGCTTCTAGCATGAGAGCGAAGAACTGTGTGCATTATCCCCACAAAGatacacacacatacacacctCATTCACATTGGCACCTTTTCACATTGACACCCAGCTGCTGTCTAATCTAACAAGTAAAAAAAGGGGCTGCTGGCATACATACTTtcatactacctctacccagcGTGAAAAGGGTCGGTCGGGTGGCCTGTAGTACATAACAAGGTCgggtataattatacaaCTCTCAATGGTACATTACCTTGCCGAGCTTGCCTAGGGCTACCTAGGGAACATGGCCTCTCACGCCACCCGGCTAGGTACTACACTAGAGAAACAGTGTGTATCAcataaggtaaggtaagtacaggccaccaccaccccctgtGAGGCTCGGATTTCATGAGCATCAGGTACATACATCCTGGGGAATCATCTCATAGTGGGAGGGACTGAGGGATTCAAAACGAACTGTCCTTGCATTTCACATTCCACTTGTGAAAGCAGGTCATTGATGGCATCGTCCGAGGATCATCTACTTACGAAAAGACTTTGGTGGACAGACCTCAAGGCTACACTACTTAGACCACGGAAATTGCTAATCgtagtacactacactacactacactagacaATGAAGTTGCAGATCCCCAGTCTACTGCGTATATCAGATACAACCTGGAAAACCAACGCTCAACTTCTTGACTGTGGTCAAAAGAAGCCATTCAGCGCAAACAGATGATAAAGCAACTGAAGCCTGTCTGTAAACAGATAAAGGCCGCGATACAAGATCCGTCCTATCGCCCTTTGAAAACGCCAATGCCAAGACCCTGAATGGAACTCCGTCCGGGCTCCTGTACTACACATTCTTAACACATACAAGCCTTCTCGATTTGTCGCACTCGAGGCTTATAGTGGCTGCAGCTAAATGTCAGCTTGGCTTGCATCTTCCGTTCATCACCATCCAGCCGCCCCCCCTAACCCACCAAGTAAGGAAATCCTCCAAACGCCATTCCTACTACTTCTTATATATGTATAATGCTGACCGTGATTACTGTAGTAGTCAGTAAATCTGCGCAAGGCATCTCGGTCTATGTGTTTGATTACACTGGTTGCGAAGGTGCTATTTCAACATCAACCTACAACTAAATTCTCAAGCCAGATAACCCAGCAGCTGAAAGATGCGCGGAATACTCAAATGTAAAGTGGTATAATGCTATTaatgtcttcttcttgtaagagtattattataagagaAATATCCTATCAGGTTAGGTAGTTAAGtgttctcgtcgtcgtcgttgttgttggacgACGACATGCCCCATGACAAACGTACGTACCCCCGTTTCTCCGTCCGTTCTCCCGTGATGAAATGCCATTAACGCCGAccaaaaggaagagaaaaaaagatgaaaaaaaggagaaaaaaaattgatGAATTACCAACACGCTGTCTGTTGGGAATGCTTCGCTTGCTGCTTTCCCACCAGAAAAACCCCCGTACCGAAAATCATCAAAGATAGCTGCGTTATGCATTTTTGCGCCCGCCCAACCAAAACAAGCAAGCAACATGACAAGAGTGCCGTGAGCACATGGTATCAATCAACCGTCTGAAGACACATCCACAATCCATCCCTTTCCCTGTCCATAacatccatctccttctctacacttttttttcttttttgtttttttccctcAACATGTCCCAGGCCGTCTTAGGCGTTCTAATACCTCAAGGACTGCCTGTTGGGACTAGGCGTATACCCATGACTCTCCCGTCTGTGATGTCCTCCCTCATAACCGCTGGCGCTCGCACCACTTCCCGTTCCGGGCCCGGAAGCATAATGGCCTTCGTAAATCGGATCCGCATAGACCGTCGCCCTCCTGTCCTCCTCCGGACCCTGTGGCAGCAACTCCTTGACCTCCCAGTTGTTCATCCTCGTGCCCACCGAAAACTCCAAGTCCTCCTTGGTGATCGAGTCCCAGTACTTGTACACCATCATCACGGCCAGCAAGTTGCACGTCGTGGCGAAGAAGAGACCGTCCAGGTAGTGCGAGATGCCCTCGCAGATGGGCGAGCTGAACGCGTAAAGGATGACTTGGCCGgcaatgaagaagaagaggccgaAGGCAATGTCACCCAGAGGCCAACGGTCCTGGAGAGTGCGGGTAACGAGGATGATCTGCATCACTACGTAGAGTAGGAGCTGGAGGGCGTTGAGAAAGTAGAGCACGACAAATATGCCGACGGTGTTGGTGGGACCCAAGCCGGCCCAGGATTTGAACGTGGCGAGAccgacgaggaaggagatgacGAAAGCGACGAAGGAGCAGAGGCGGAGCATCCATAACGAGAGAGGAGTGCCGTCCTCATAGAGCTGGAAGCCGACGAAGCCGTTAATCACTAGGCAGGTGACCAGGGCGGAGGCGAGACCAGCTTGCACGGCGACGAAGTAGGGGTAAGAGCCCGAGTGCGGGGGGATGACGCCGGCATCGATacagagggagaggaaggtgaGGATCATGtaaaggtagaagaaggtggtgatTTCTTTGCGGCCTGTTGGACACATTTATTCTCGTTAACACGCATTCCCTCCATGCCAAATCGAGAAATTGAAGAAGACGTACCGACAGCAGTGAACTTCCCCCTCACATGCAACAACATGACCACCGTCATGACTAGAGCAACAATGTGCATCACGCTTGCCGCGCCctggaagatgatggtgttGGCCACCTCAATGTTGCGCGCATAGCAGTCCGGCTCAATGCCGACGCCGGTGGCAATCGATGTTATCGGGCCAACTGACGCGCATAGAGGAATAGGCGCCATGCG
Proteins encoded in this region:
- a CDS encoding chitin synthase export chaperone is translated as MGKFGDFSSICRMAPIPLCASVGPITSIATGVGIEPDCYARNIEVANTIIFQGAASVMHIVALVMTVVMLLHVRGKFTAVGRKEITTFFYLYMILTFLSLCIDAGVIPPHSGSYPYFVAVQAGLASALVTCLVINGFVGFQLYEDGTPLSLWMLRLCSFVAFVISFLVGLATFKSWAGLGPTNTVGIFVVLYFLNALQLLLYVVMQIILVTRTLQDRWPLGDIAFGLFFFIAGQVILYAFSSPICEGISHYLDGLFFATTCNLLAVMMVYKYWDSITKEDLEFSVGTRMNNWEVKELLPQGPEEDRRATVYADPIYEGHYASGPGTGSGASASGYEGGHHRRESHGYTPSPNRQSLRY